Proteins co-encoded in one Spirosoma endbachense genomic window:
- a CDS encoding RidA family protein, with translation MQIDQFTRVLTTSIALLMVAVSCTSTPDEADEKTIAQTDTLDYFLLRPEVEKSYGYSNAVRIGNDLKISGVASMDDAGNLIAPGNLREQMKNCYADLGKVLKHYGYTFDDVVVENVYTTNMPEFINQSGYRNSIYQKNFPTGTWLEVKGLALPGQLIEINLEAHKTQ, from the coding sequence ATGCAAATTGATCAATTCACACGAGTTTTGACTACCTCAATTGCCCTACTTATGGTTGCCGTTAGCTGCACCTCAACACCAGATGAAGCCGATGAGAAAACAATAGCTCAAACCGACACGCTGGACTATTTCCTGCTACGGCCTGAGGTCGAAAAAAGTTACGGCTATTCAAACGCCGTCCGGATTGGCAACGATCTGAAAATATCGGGGGTCGCCAGCATGGACGATGCCGGGAACTTAATAGCCCCTGGCAACCTGAGAGAACAAATGAAAAACTGCTATGCTGACCTTGGCAAAGTACTGAAACACTACGGCTACACTTTCGACGACGTTGTGGTTGAGAATGTGTATACGACCAACATGCCTGAGTTTATCAATCAATCGGGATATAGAAATTCGATTTACCAAAAGAATTTCCCCACAGGTACGTGGCTCGAAGTCAAAGGGCTGGCGTTACCGGGTCAATTGATTGAAATTAACCTGGAAGCCCATAAGACCCAATAA
- a CDS encoding alpha/beta fold hydrolase — protein sequence MSVSKKLLLSVVTALLTLSAFAQSTLPVASTGNTEYGNNAKVGKYAKIRGFNMYYEVYGTGKPLLFIHGNGGSINNFKNQIPYFTKNYKVILADSRAQGKSTDPADSLTYEMMADDFNALLNQLHVDSCYVVGWSDGGIDGLLLAMRHPEKVKKLAITGANLWPDTTAVEPDLFQWIVSTNDSLAKVPQIPTVKAQKKLLSLMIFHPHISTADLKQVKCPTLVIGGDNDVILPKHTMAIAQAIPQSYLWILPNSGHSTLIGYKDMFNQVVGDFFKTPYRKIKGMGQLD from the coding sequence ATGAGCGTATCAAAAAAACTACTCCTCTCCGTGGTCACCGCTTTGTTGACGTTATCTGCTTTTGCCCAATCGACATTACCCGTTGCTTCGACTGGTAACACGGAGTATGGCAACAATGCCAAAGTTGGAAAATACGCCAAAATCCGGGGTTTCAACATGTATTACGAAGTCTATGGTACGGGTAAACCTCTGCTCTTCATTCACGGTAACGGTGGTTCGATCAATAACTTCAAAAACCAGATTCCGTATTTTACCAAAAATTACAAAGTGATTCTGGCCGATAGCCGGGCGCAGGGAAAATCGACAGATCCTGCCGATTCGCTTACCTACGAAATGATGGCCGACGACTTTAATGCCCTGCTGAATCAGCTGCATGTGGATTCATGCTACGTTGTTGGCTGGAGCGACGGAGGCATCGATGGATTGCTGTTAGCGATGCGGCATCCTGAAAAGGTAAAGAAACTGGCCATTACCGGGGCAAATTTATGGCCCGATACAACGGCCGTTGAGCCTGATCTTTTTCAATGGATCGTATCGACTAATGATAGCCTGGCGAAGGTTCCGCAAATACCGACGGTCAAAGCGCAGAAGAAATTGCTCAGCTTGATGATATTCCATCCGCATATCTCAACGGCGGATCTGAAACAGGTGAAATGTCCGACGCTGGTTATCGGTGGCGATAATGACGTGATTCTGCCAAAGCACACGATGGCCATTGCTCAGGCAATTCCACAATCGTATCTATGGATTTTACCCAATTCCGGCCATTCGACACTCATCGGTTACAAGGATATGTTCAATCAGGTCGTCGGCGATTTTTTCAAAACACCTTACCGAAAAATAAAAGGCATGGGCCAGCTCGACTAG
- a CDS encoding glucose 1-dehydrogenase: MSGKLKNKVAIVTGGSSGIGLSIAKRFAREGANVAITGRNQASIDKALQKIGPNGLGVRGDVSNLDDLNRVYQTVDERFGKVDTLVVNAGVYVLAPLADFTEEQFDTVSDINFKGAFFSVQKALPVLKDGASVILVSSTVNGKGIPNHAAYSATKAAVRSLARSFSAELLDRKIRVNTLTPGPIDTPVFHSVTSNADEAKAMMEAMGNFTPVKRIGTSDEIAAGAVYLASDESSFMLGAELLLDGGLRDL, translated from the coding sequence ATGTCAGGAAAATTAAAAAACAAAGTAGCCATTGTCACCGGAGGGAGCAGTGGAATCGGGTTGAGCATCGCAAAACGCTTTGCCCGGGAAGGGGCTAACGTAGCCATCACAGGACGCAATCAGGCCTCTATTGATAAAGCACTTCAGAAAATCGGACCGAATGGATTGGGCGTCCGGGGAGACGTTTCGAATCTGGATGATCTAAACCGCGTTTACCAGACCGTTGACGAACGATTTGGCAAAGTCGATACGCTGGTGGTGAATGCGGGTGTTTATGTCCTTGCTCCACTGGCCGATTTTACCGAAGAACAGTTTGATACCGTCAGCGACATCAACTTCAAAGGGGCTTTCTTCTCGGTTCAGAAAGCGTTGCCGGTTTTAAAAGATGGCGCTTCGGTTATTCTGGTATCATCGACCGTAAATGGTAAAGGAATTCCCAATCACGCAGCCTACTCGGCAACCAAAGCTGCGGTACGTTCCTTGGCCCGCAGCTTTTCGGCAGAACTGCTCGATCGCAAAATCCGGGTCAATACGTTAACGCCGGGCCCGATAGACACCCCGGTTTTCCATAGCGTTACCAGCAATGCCGACGAGGCCAAAGCGATGATGGAGGCTATGGGCAACTTTACGCCCGTTAAACGGATCGGCACTTCCGATGAGATTGCGGCCGGTGCGGTTTATCTGGCCTCCGACGAGTCTTCATTCATGCTCGGCGCGGAGCTTTTACTGGATGGTGGATTAAGAGATCTTTAA
- a CDS encoding sigma-54-dependent transcriptional regulator has protein sequence MIDQPDNPSANILIVDDTPNNISILFETLSSHGYKVLVERDGKSALEQIRYARPDLVLLDVMMPGMDGFETCRRLKLNPDTHDIPVIFMTALSETIDKVNGFNMGAVDYITKPFQLQEVLSRINTHLTLRKLRWELQQANQLLEQRVAERTEALSKALKEVENLTTQLQAENVYLREEIKSKSNFEEIVTESKPFRKVLSLVEQVASTNTTVLILGESGTGKELLARAVHNLSTRRNRPLVKLNCAVLPATLIESELFGHEKGAFTGATIQKIGRFELANGGTIFLDEIGEMPIELQAKLLRVLQEGEFERVGSSKTLKVNVRVIAATNRNLENEIREGRFREDLYYRLNVFPLQSPPLRERKEDIPLLVQHFCAKHGPSIGRKIEVITQDVMDALIAYNWPGNIRELENIVERSLIISSGRRLELGEWLLRKGTLDKKLGPITLEECEKAHILSVLEMTRWKVSGKNGAAAILDVIPTTLESKMKKLGISRSA, from the coding sequence ATGATTGATCAGCCCGACAACCCATCTGCCAACATTCTGATTGTTGACGATACACCCAATAATATCAGCATCCTATTCGAAACCCTAAGTAGCCATGGCTACAAAGTACTGGTTGAACGTGATGGGAAAAGCGCCCTTGAGCAAATTCGGTATGCCCGTCCTGATTTAGTGTTGCTCGACGTGATGATGCCCGGTATGGATGGCTTTGAAACGTGTCGACGACTCAAGCTCAATCCGGACACACACGACATCCCGGTGATTTTCATGACAGCTTTGTCGGAAACGATTGACAAGGTCAACGGCTTTAACATGGGGGCCGTCGACTACATCACCAAGCCTTTTCAGCTTCAGGAAGTACTGTCGCGCATTAACACGCACCTTACGCTTCGCAAACTACGCTGGGAACTCCAGCAGGCAAACCAACTGCTCGAACAGCGTGTGGCAGAGCGGACAGAAGCGCTCTCGAAGGCATTAAAAGAGGTTGAAAATCTGACGACTCAGCTGCAGGCCGAGAATGTTTATCTGCGCGAAGAGATTAAGTCGAAAAGTAATTTTGAAGAAATCGTCACGGAGAGTAAGCCGTTTCGAAAAGTACTCTCGCTGGTAGAGCAGGTAGCCTCAACGAATACAACGGTGCTGATTCTGGGGGAATCGGGCACAGGAAAGGAACTGCTTGCACGGGCAGTGCATAATCTCAGTACCCGCCGAAACCGACCATTAGTCAAATTAAACTGTGCCGTTCTACCCGCTACCTTGATCGAAAGTGAGCTATTTGGGCATGAAAAAGGTGCGTTTACCGGCGCTACAATCCAGAAAATCGGCCGCTTTGAACTAGCGAATGGTGGTACTATTTTTCTGGATGAAATCGGAGAGATGCCGATCGAACTCCAGGCCAAACTGCTTCGGGTGTTGCAGGAAGGGGAGTTTGAGCGAGTGGGCAGCAGTAAAACCCTGAAAGTCAATGTTCGGGTGATTGCCGCCACCAACCGCAATTTAGAGAACGAAATTCGGGAAGGGCGGTTTCGGGAGGATCTGTATTATCGGTTGAACGTTTTTCCGCTCCAAAGCCCGCCTTTGCGCGAGCGGAAAGAAGACATTCCTTTACTGGTACAACATTTCTGCGCGAAACACGGCCCCAGTATCGGTCGAAAAATAGAGGTCATTACGCAGGATGTTATGGATGCCTTGATTGCCTACAACTGGCCGGGAAATATCCGCGAACTCGAAAATATTGTCGAGCGCTCGCTGATCATCTCATCGGGCCGCCGGCTTGAACTGGGAGAATGGTTATTACGCAAAGGTACACTTGACAAAAAATTAGGCCCCATTACGTTGGAGGAGTGTGAAAAGGCTCATATTTTATCCGTACTGGAAATGACTCGCTGGAAAGTAAGCGGTAAAAACGGGGCGGCAGCCATCCTGGATGTAATTCCTACCACGCTGGAGTCGAAGATGAAAAAATTGGGTATCAGCCGGAGTGCCTGA
- a CDS encoding Crp/Fnr family transcriptional regulator: MEDLAPFLENVSRKVSLSPDNLDRLLKAFKVVRVKKRQFIIQPDFVARYRSYVLKGSFRSYAIDEKGIEHTIQFAIDDWWITDYNSYIYQTPATQFVVALEDSIILQVDFQDEQDLKAYSHELETLFRMMAEKSAAYLARRIVSNLTQNAEQRYTEFIETFPKAVQRLPQYVIASYLNMTREFLSKIRNDKAHKK, encoded by the coding sequence ATGGAAGACCTGGCCCCATTTCTTGAGAATGTAAGCAGAAAAGTAAGCCTGTCGCCTGATAATCTGGATCGACTGCTCAAAGCGTTCAAGGTGGTCAGGGTCAAGAAAAGACAATTTATTATCCAGCCAGACTTTGTAGCCAGGTATCGTTCGTATGTGCTGAAAGGATCTTTTCGTTCGTATGCGATTGACGAAAAAGGGATTGAGCATACCATCCAGTTTGCGATCGATGACTGGTGGATTACCGACTACAACAGCTACATCTATCAGACACCGGCAACCCAGTTTGTTGTTGCTCTGGAAGATAGCATCATTTTGCAGGTTGATTTCCAGGATGAACAGGACCTGAAAGCCTATAGTCACGAGCTGGAAACCCTATTCCGGATGATGGCCGAAAAATCAGCGGCCTATTTAGCCCGCCGGATCGTTTCCAACCTGACGCAGAATGCCGAACAGCGGTACACCGAATTTATAGAAACCTTTCCTAAAGCCGTTCAGCGCCTGCCCCAGTATGTGATCGCTTCCTACCTGAACATGACCAGAGAGTTTCTATCGAAAATCAGAAACGATAAAGCGCATAAAAAGTGA
- a CDS encoding ATP-binding protein, translating to MADSTKTDEKTLRLSHFTVENALEAIMLIDQHGQVYRANKAAGYLLDYTVSELKQLTFFDFSIEYDASRFARLWKSLENLPTLTFETRQRRKSGLLLQAEVGMNLINFEGDRYLCCFLRDITERSQLDETLRLISEGTAGVTGMDFFQTLVRHITTTLQVRFALVTECANVEKTRVRTLAYVEDDRLLENIEYDLSDTPCSIVMQGRDFYYPYDVELNFTKEVGIESYVGVPINDRGGQVIGHIAICDHRPLLNQQKYLSILRIFASRSGAEIERKVAEEKLLQTQEQLEATVIERTREFLKAKEAAEMANQAKSEFLANMSHELRTPLNGILGYTQLFRRDQSLTGNQQNGINIIHNCAENLLVLINDVLDLSKIEAQKLELDQNPFSLNELLTNITSLIQVKAEQKNLTFFYKAPDPIPELVLGDERKLRQVLINLLGNAVKFTDKGGVSLKVNYAPGENQVSFQVDDTGVGIPHDKLDQIFLPFQQLREEGRFVEGTGLGLTITEKLVTIMNGELRVTSTLGKGSSFRITLNLPAIASSWQVIAKRNRQISGYQGTQRTILIVDDHWENRSVLTNLLEPLGFRTIEAENGAVALTRAREFTPDLVLMDLVMPYMDGFEAVRQFRRQHAFSAVKIIALSASILNSYQLSIDAGSDDFLPKPIHIEQLLNAVQKQLQLTWIYSDLAPLSASGPMKANDFGPGGSPVRFPPIHQLEDLYATALTGDIQGVLTRLDSIGTAEQDSTAFVNSIRELARQFDMKQMREYLKSCLR from the coding sequence ATGGCAGATAGCACGAAAACGGACGAGAAAACGCTGCGACTGTCGCACTTTACGGTTGAAAATGCGCTCGAAGCCATCATGCTGATTGATCAACATGGGCAGGTATATCGGGCAAATAAAGCAGCGGGGTATTTGCTGGATTATACGGTTAGTGAGCTAAAGCAACTGACATTTTTCGATTTCAGCATCGAGTACGATGCCAGTCGTTTTGCCCGTCTGTGGAAATCATTGGAAAACCTCCCGACGCTAACCTTTGAAACCAGACAGCGCCGGAAAAGCGGTCTACTGCTTCAGGCTGAGGTAGGCATGAATTTAATCAACTTCGAAGGCGATCGATACCTGTGTTGTTTCCTGCGCGATATAACCGAACGGAGTCAATTGGACGAAACGCTACGATTGATTTCAGAAGGAACGGCGGGCGTGACGGGTATGGATTTTTTTCAGACCCTCGTTCGCCATATTACCACCACGCTTCAGGTACGGTTTGCGTTGGTCACCGAATGCGCTAACGTAGAAAAAACACGGGTGCGAACACTGGCTTACGTAGAAGACGATCGGCTCCTTGAAAACATCGAGTACGACCTCTCCGACACACCGTGCAGTATTGTGATGCAGGGCCGGGATTTTTATTATCCCTACGATGTTGAACTGAATTTTACCAAAGAAGTCGGCATTGAGTCATACGTTGGCGTACCTATCAACGACCGGGGTGGCCAGGTAATCGGACATATCGCTATCTGCGACCATCGGCCCTTGCTGAACCAACAGAAATACCTGAGCATACTGCGCATTTTTGCATCGCGGTCGGGGGCCGAAATCGAGCGGAAAGTTGCGGAAGAAAAACTACTTCAGACGCAGGAACAACTGGAAGCAACGGTTATTGAGCGAACGCGGGAATTTCTGAAAGCCAAAGAGGCCGCTGAAATGGCGAATCAGGCCAAAAGTGAATTTCTGGCCAATATGAGCCACGAGTTACGGACTCCCCTCAACGGCATTCTGGGGTATACACAGCTATTCCGGCGAGACCAATCCCTGACTGGTAATCAGCAGAATGGCATCAATATCATTCATAACTGCGCCGAAAACCTGCTGGTGCTCATCAATGACGTATTGGATCTGTCGAAAATTGAAGCGCAGAAGCTGGAACTCGACCAGAACCCGTTCAGCCTGAATGAATTGTTGACCAATATCACCAGCCTGATTCAGGTGAAGGCAGAGCAGAAAAATCTGACGTTCTTCTACAAAGCCCCAGATCCCATACCTGAACTGGTACTTGGTGACGAGCGTAAACTGCGTCAGGTTCTCATTAATCTGCTGGGTAATGCCGTCAAATTCACCGACAAAGGAGGTGTTTCCCTAAAAGTGAACTATGCGCCCGGCGAAAATCAGGTCAGTTTTCAGGTTGACGATACCGGTGTTGGTATTCCGCATGATAAGTTAGATCAGATTTTTCTACCCTTTCAGCAACTCCGCGAAGAGGGGCGTTTTGTGGAAGGAACAGGATTAGGGCTGACCATTACCGAAAAATTAGTCACCATAATGAACGGCGAATTACGGGTTACCAGCACTCTGGGCAAGGGTAGTTCGTTCCGGATAACGCTCAATTTGCCCGCTATTGCTTCGTCGTGGCAAGTGATTGCCAAACGTAATCGTCAGATTAGCGGCTATCAGGGAACGCAGCGAACGATTCTGATCGTCGATGACCACTGGGAGAACCGGTCGGTATTGACAAACTTGCTGGAGCCGCTTGGTTTTCGAACAATAGAGGCCGAAAACGGAGCCGTCGCTCTAACGCGTGCACGGGAATTCACACCCGATCTGGTGCTGATGGATCTGGTAATGCCTTACATGGATGGATTCGAGGCTGTTCGGCAATTTCGCAGGCAGCACGCTTTTTCTGCCGTTAAGATTATTGCGCTCTCCGCCAGTATCCTGAACAGTTACCAATTAAGCATTGATGCGGGTAGCGACGATTTTCTGCCTAAACCCATCCACATCGAGCAATTGCTGAATGCTGTTCAGAAACAGCTACAATTAACCTGGATCTATTCCGATCTAGCTCCCCTGTCGGCAAGTGGACCGATGAAAGCGAACGATTTCGGTCCCGGAGGCAGTCCCGTTCGCTTTCCGCCGATACACCAACTCGAAGATCTCTACGCTACAGCCCTTACTGGCGATATTCAGGGCGTGCTGACACGATTGGATTCGATAGGTACTGCCGAACAGGATAGCACCGCGTTTGTCAACTCAATTCGAGAACTGGCTCGCCAATTCGACATGAAACAGATGCGTGAATACCTAAAATCTTGTTTAAGATAA
- a CDS encoding ligand-binding sensor domain-containing protein, with protein MNVRNLLILVGLLVGWAGRAQETGSPLMQHFSPKDYQAHPENRAIVQDQRGVIYVGNYNGLLEYDGSSWRLIDVPGLTVRSLGVAGNGTVFVGTQTDFGYLKATPTGQTQFVSLSHKLPATDRNVPPVWRLFCTPEGVYFCTFEKIIRYRPNESVRVWYPKRQFKLASYARQRLFVQEDGVGLMQIDKGGTIKPVPAGNQFANVSIQSVLPFTDQTLLIVTQHNGLFLYDAPFLHSGPGQASVTRFITTEDEWLRRTDLSQAIALPDSTTGRIRYAIASLRGGIRILEQDGRLWQRINEQTGLTKNRVHSLFLDQQQTLWAGLANGINKIEINNPITRFGATQNIRATVWDVLRHQQQLYAGTNTGLVYLNEKTESFQPVPGSESPCWDMISFNQDLLVGSMGAVLRVRDGKVQQSVHMSGGMAYALTRSRIDTTVVFAAMFDGVNVLRFTNGRLQWLGSLQGIAGECWSIVEDSTGNLWVGTHLQGFYYVNLAKGIRLNPPIRHYGLTKGLNQLTWNYVFSTPEGLFFTTKNRIYRYQVRSDRFIEDPRFTALFHNPATTGSPYFAQDQKRTFWFSSPLGVLRHQGNGAFAYDSTSLLPCQRGGFAVYTDTDASIWIGNDEALYRYNDSKKLPKRPYSALIRKIRLTESDSLLAIGNQSKSPALKLNYHDRAITFHFAAGSFVGESGNEFQYRLMGHGLMMDDTNWSKWTKETKKEYTNLPAGMYTFFVRASNPYHQLSQESTYVFTVLPPWYQTKIAYLLYSFAISLGLIGLIRFYTRHLTNEKTKLERLVQARTAQVVQQKEELEAQAVHLKAAKEAAETANRAKSEFLANMSHELRTPLNGILGFAQLLRQDAALTDNQMKGVRIIEESGAHLLTLINKLLAITRVEGLENGVWNGNLESITLKSIDTQTHTEPLQLPPVQYLEALHELAMTGDIQGILTQLRLVETLDSHYQPFVKEIRDMADEFDTKHIRQYLKTCLETHD; from the coding sequence ATGAACGTTCGGAATTTACTGATTCTTGTTGGATTACTAGTCGGTTGGGCAGGAAGGGCGCAAGAAACGGGAAGTCCACTTATGCAGCATTTCAGCCCTAAAGATTATCAGGCACATCCCGAAAATCGGGCCATTGTTCAGGATCAACGAGGGGTCATCTATGTGGGTAATTACAACGGACTGCTCGAATACGATGGCTCCTCCTGGCGGCTCATCGATGTACCAGGACTAACCGTTCGATCTCTGGGCGTTGCCGGCAATGGTACGGTTTTCGTCGGTACTCAAACGGATTTTGGTTATCTAAAAGCCACCCCGACAGGGCAAACGCAGTTCGTATCACTGTCGCATAAGCTACCGGCTACTGACCGAAACGTGCCGCCTGTCTGGCGATTATTCTGTACGCCGGAAGGGGTCTATTTCTGTACATTCGAGAAGATCATTCGCTATCGGCCGAACGAGTCAGTGCGAGTCTGGTATCCGAAGCGCCAATTTAAGTTAGCGAGTTATGCCCGGCAAAGGTTGTTCGTTCAGGAGGATGGGGTTGGGCTGATGCAGATCGACAAAGGGGGAACGATTAAACCTGTACCGGCAGGAAATCAGTTTGCCAATGTCTCCATACAGTCTGTCCTGCCTTTTACCGATCAGACATTACTGATCGTGACGCAACACAATGGATTGTTTCTCTATGATGCACCATTCCTGCATTCCGGACCCGGTCAGGCGTCTGTTACACGATTTATCACAACCGAAGACGAGTGGCTCCGGCGCACTGATCTTTCACAGGCAATTGCCCTGCCGGATTCAACGACTGGGCGCATTCGTTACGCTATTGCGAGCCTTCGTGGAGGCATTCGTATTCTTGAGCAAGACGGTCGGCTTTGGCAGCGAATCAATGAGCAAACCGGCTTAACAAAGAACCGGGTGCACAGTTTGTTTCTGGATCAACAGCAAACGCTTTGGGCGGGATTGGCGAACGGCATCAATAAAATTGAAATCAATAACCCGATTACCCGTTTTGGAGCCACTCAGAATATCCGTGCTACCGTCTGGGATGTACTTCGACACCAGCAGCAACTCTATGCAGGCACCAATACCGGACTGGTTTATTTAAACGAAAAGACTGAATCGTTCCAGCCTGTACCTGGTTCCGAGTCGCCTTGCTGGGATATGATCTCCTTCAATCAGGATTTGCTGGTTGGGTCGATGGGAGCGGTTCTTCGGGTTCGGGATGGGAAAGTCCAGCAATCGGTACACATGAGTGGCGGAATGGCCTATGCACTCACTCGGTCAAGAATAGATACAACTGTAGTGTTTGCTGCCATGTTTGATGGGGTCAACGTACTGCGATTTACGAACGGACGCCTTCAATGGCTTGGATCTTTACAAGGTATTGCGGGCGAGTGCTGGTCGATTGTGGAAGATTCAACCGGAAATCTCTGGGTCGGTACGCACCTACAGGGTTTTTACTACGTCAATCTAGCAAAAGGTATCCGCCTGAATCCGCCGATTCGTCACTATGGGCTTACGAAAGGGCTCAATCAATTAACCTGGAATTACGTCTTTTCAACCCCAGAAGGGCTGTTTTTTACGACAAAAAATCGCATTTACCGATACCAGGTCCGAAGCGATCGTTTTATAGAAGATCCCCGCTTTACCGCTCTTTTTCATAATCCGGCGACGACCGGGTCGCCTTATTTCGCGCAGGACCAGAAGCGCACATTCTGGTTTTCGAGTCCACTGGGTGTTTTGCGTCACCAGGGTAATGGCGCCTTTGCCTACGATAGCACCAGTCTGTTGCCCTGCCAGCGTGGCGGTTTCGCGGTTTATACGGATACCGATGCCAGCATCTGGATTGGCAATGATGAAGCATTGTATCGCTACAACGACAGCAAAAAACTGCCCAAACGCCCCTATTCAGCCCTTATTCGGAAAATACGCCTGACTGAGTCAGACTCGCTCCTGGCAATCGGGAACCAGAGTAAATCGCCAGCCCTTAAACTCAATTATCACGATCGGGCCATCACGTTCCACTTCGCTGCGGGCAGTTTTGTGGGCGAGAGCGGCAATGAATTTCAATACCGGCTGATGGGTCATGGCCTGATGATGGACGATACGAACTGGTCGAAATGGACGAAGGAAACAAAAAAAGAGTACACCAATCTGCCCGCCGGGATGTATACGTTTTTCGTTCGGGCCAGCAATCCATACCATCAGCTTAGTCAGGAAAGTACCTACGTGTTTACTGTACTTCCACCCTGGTATCAGACGAAAATAGCCTATCTGCTCTACAGTTTTGCCATCTCACTGGGTCTGATTGGATTGATTCGCTTCTATACCCGCCATCTGACCAACGAGAAAACAAAACTGGAACGACTGGTGCAGGCCAGAACCGCGCAGGTTGTCCAGCAAAAAGAAGAACTCGAAGCGCAGGCTGTTCACCTAAAAGCGGCCAAGGAAGCGGCCGAAACGGCGAACCGGGCTAAAAGTGAATTTCTGGCCAATATGAGCCACGAACTACGGACTCCCCTCAATGGTATTCTGGGTTTTGCACAACTGTTGCGGCAGGATGCTGCCTTGACGGATAACCAGATGAAGGGCGTTCGGATCATTGAGGAAAGCGGGGCGCATCTGTTGACGCTCATCAATAAACTGCTTGCCATTACCCGAGTCGAAGGTCTTGAAAATGGCGTATGGAACGGAAATTTGGAAAGTATTACACTCAAAAGCATTGATACACAAACACATACCGAACCACTCCAGTTGCCCCCTGTTCAGTACCTCGAAGCCTTGCATGAGCTAGCCATGACGGGCGACATTCAGGGTATTTTGACCCAGCTCCGTCTTGTTGAAACGCTTGATTCGCACTATCAGCCCTTTGTGAAAGAGATTCGGGATATGGCCGACGAATTCGATACAAAGCATATCCGACAGTACCTTAAAACTTGCCTGGAAACCCATGATTGA